AACTCGCCCTGCATGACGCCGAGCCGCACGACGCAGTCGTTCACTCGGCACAGCGTCTGGTTGTACCAGGAGTCCCTGCAGGCGTCGACGAGTGCCTGAACGTCAACGAGCTCCAGGGGAGCGTACCGCGCGTCGAGGTTGATCGAGTATGGCGCTTCACTGCCCATATGGTCCCCGCCACCACAGACGGGTGCGTGAGGCGTCATTGTCGTCCCGCGCGCTCTTTGTCGGCCCAACGCTGCGGTGAGCGGCGGCGGCGAGCGAACGCGAGCCAGCCGGCCGCTCTACTGCGCTGTTGGGTGGCATCCCTTTTCCATCTCCTTCAGGGCTTGGTCGCGAGCACACAGAAGCCGTCGTCCGTGTCCGCCACCTGGACTTCCGAGAAGCTGGCCGCCGTCAGCGCACCAACCACTTCGTTCTTCGGCTGCCCAGAGTGTCGGGTGAAGGCGAGGGCTATCCTACCGCCAGGCTTCATGACCCGCCGTATCTCTCGCAGCCCAGCCAGGGCATCTGGCCAGACCTGCATGGAGTTGACCGCCAGCGCACTATCGAACGCTTCGTCTTCAAATGGCAACCGCTCGACAGATCCCTCTCGAAGATCGACCCGACCAGCTTCAACCCCCTTCGCGTTTCGAACCACGGCTTGCTCGACCATCTCCTTGGAGTAATCGACACCAACCACACGCTCCGACGACGCCAACTTGGCTGGCAGCTCAATGCCCACACCGGGTCCGAATCCCACCTCGAGTACTCGGTCGCTCGGGTGGACGCCGAGCAGGTCGATGGCCCAGGCGGCGATCTCGCGATTCATGCGCCCCATGGTGATGCCACCCAGCCTCCCGAGGCTGCCCCGAGGACGACCAAACGCGCATCGGGAGACGCTTTCCAACCGTCATTGCCGGGTGACCGCGCGCATCAGGCGAATACTTCGATTGCCATCCAACGGCTTGTTCGACGGCACGAAGCTGCCCGCGCGTGTTCTAGTCCGCCTCAACGAGCGCGGCGAGCTTTGCGAGCGCCATTCGCCAGCCTGTCTCGTTGTCGGTGGGCGACAGGCCACGCGGCAGTCCGTCGTGCACGGCGAGCAGCTCGGTGCCGCCGTCTGCATCGGCGAGCGCGATCGTGATCGTCATCTCGCCGCGCAGGGCGGGGTCTGCCGTTTCGAACTCGACCACTTCGACGACCCGCTCGTTCGGCACCAGCTTCACGAAACGGCCGTGGTACGTATCGGTGTGCGCGGTCGTCTTGCCTAGTCCGGTCGGCCCGTCGTACGTGAGGGAGATTCGGAACTTGCCACCCTCGCGGCCCTCGAACGTGTGCACCTGGCTGGTCATGCCGTCCGGCGCCCTCCACTTAGCGATCGCGTCCGCGTCGACAAGCGCGCTGTAGACTGTCGCGCGCGGCGCTTTCACTTGACGACTGATGCGAGTCGAGTTCATGCGCGAACGTTAGCGCGTGCTAGCGAGACGAGCAACGCGCCGACCGGATGGCCATATCGTGCCGTCCAACGAGCGGCGTCAGCGGCGCGCGGCGCTCTGGCCGCGGGTCCGCTGAACGCCGAAGTTGGACCGCTGATATGACTCTCAGCGACGATCAAGTAGTTCCTCGACCGTAATCCCGATGTCGCGCGCGATCTTCCGCAGCAACGTTGGTGAGATGTCTCGTCCAGGATGGAAGGGGACAGTCGTTCCGCGCCCGTCGGCATGCCTGAACTGTCGATGTGACCCACGCTGACGCACGCCCGAGAATCCGAGCCGCTCAAGCAGCGTGACCACTTCGCGCGGCTTGAGGACCGGGACCGACCCCACCGCTACGCCACCTGGATCGTCTGGATACCGACAAACTCGGACTCTAGTTTCGGCTCGCCATCTTCGAGGAGCATCTCGACGACTTCGTGAAGATTCCGCCGCAGCTCGTCGAGTCCCTCCCCCTGACTGTGGGCGCCTGGCCAGCCCGGCACGTAGCCCACGTACAGGCCCGTGTCCGGATCTCGCTCAACTACGATGTTGAAGGTGCGCATCGTTCAAACTCCTTCCGATCAATCATACTCCGTAGCTCGCCAGAATCGTGTCCGCTGTCGGCCCAACGCTCACGCTCAGCGGCCGGAGCGAGCGCAGTGAGCCCCGGTCCGCTGAAGCGTGTTGTTGGACAGAGCCCGGTGCGGTACAGTACGCGTATGAAGCTCACCATCGACCTGTCGCCTGCCCAAGCCGAACGACTCCGCCGCGAGGCTGAGCGTCTCGGGCTCGCCCCGGAGGATCTCGCTCGCGCCGTGATCGCCGACCTGCTAGCAACCCCGGACGGCGAGTTCAGGACCGCCGCCGAGCACGTCCTCCGCAAGAACGAGGAACTGTACCGCCGCCTCGCCTGATGCGCTATCTCACTCTCGGGGAGGTGGTCGACCTGCACCGCCGCCTTCTCGAGGCAACAGGCGGCGCGCCCGGTATCCGTGACCTCGGCGCTCTCGACTCCGCCACCGCTCAACCCAAGGCCACATTCGGTGGCGCCGACCTGTATCCCACTCTGATCGAGAAGGCCGCGGCATTGTGCTTCTCGCTTGTCCAGAACCATCCGTTCGTCGACGGCAACAAGCGCGTCGGGCACGCGGCTATGGAGACGTTTCTCGTCCTCAACGGCAGCGAGATCGACGCGCCTATCGATGACCAGGAGCGCCTCATGCTCGATCTTGCCGCCGGCCGGGTCGACCGGGCGCAGCTGACCGCCTGCCTTCGTCTTCATCTCAAGCCGCTCTCGTAGTTGCTGCTGTCCAACGCCCAGGATCACCCGCGGCCGAAGGCCGTCGGGTGAATCCTGAAGTTCGACCGCCTCATTCGGCGAACATCTCCTGGAGTCGCTGGAGGATGGTGGTGATGCTTTGCGGCTCCAGGCGGCCGAGGCGACGTACCAGGCGTTCCGCGTCGACGGTCCGCAGCTGATCCAAAGCGACGAACCCAGACCGGCGCTGGAACCGGCACGGCACGCGCCACGGATAGGCGCGCCCGGCCGTCGTCATTGGCGCCACGATGACGGTGCGCAGATGTTCGTTCAGTTCGTCCGGTGACACAACGAGACAAGGACGAGTCTTCTGGATTTCGCTGCCAAGCGTGGGGTCGAGACGAACCAGGTGGACGTCGCCACGGGCTCGACCAGCCCGCGTCACCGCCACTCCCATTCCTCTCCGTCGAAGCGGGTCGGCGATGGCGCGTCAAGCAGGCGATCGTGGCGCGCCCCGGCCATGGCGCGTGCTGCCTCCGCCCAGCCGGTTCGGGGGCGCCGGACACCTTGGACAACGAGCCTCCCCGGCTCGGCGTGCAGCTCGACTTCGTCGGGCAACTGCGCCTGGTCCAGAAGGATCTTCGGAACGCGGATGCCACGGGAGTTGCCGATGCGAACGATGCGGGTCCTGGTCGTCATGTGGCCACATTGTAGCTACGGCACGCCCCCGTAGCAAGCCGCCTTCGTCGGGCGAACGAGAATTCGGATAGGCTGGTCTGTGTATTCAGGCAGACGCTGCGAGGCCGGTCCGTGTAGTCCCTTCGGCCCGCGACGTGCCTGGCCGGCATCCAACTCCCTTCTTCCGCGACCTTGCGAGGGCTCAGGAGGACGTGACCATGCCGAGATAGGCTGCGAGATCCTGCAGCGTATCTTGGCGCACTTGCCCGCAGAGGCCGCCGGGCGCGTCACGGCGCGAACAGCCGGTCGGCCGGGCTGCGCACCGCGGCGGGGCCGCGGTTCAGGACGTGGGTGTAGATCATGGTGGTGGACACATCTCGGTGGCCGAGGAGTTTCCTGAACGGTCCGGATGTCGTGGCCGTCCTCCAGCAGGTGGGTGGCGAACGAGTGCCGCAATCGGTCCGCATACTGCTCATGAATCCTCCGGGCTTCGAATTTGCTACCGCTACCATCCCTTCTTCGCTTCCTCGGTCGATCTCGTTCGCACACTGCGCCGGACTCACGATGACATCGTGGTGATCCGCCTGCCAGACGGAGGGCAGATCGCCGTTCCTCGGTGGATGTTGGACCCGGTGGCATGCGACCAGCTTCCGGCCGAGGATCGCCCGCGGATCGGCCTCGCTGCGCTTCGCAGCCTGCGGAGGCTGCTCGACGCCCAGGGCTTGTCCGTCACTGGGGCTCGGGAGGACGCTTGCGTAATACGAATCCCAGGAGGGACCGATGCGCAAGCGGACACCGAAGCCCGACCGCCAACGTCAGTTGCTCTTTCCCGTGGCCGATCGAGAGGCACGACTGTCCGTGGAGGCTCGGCAGCGCTGCCGGCAGCTGGTGGTCCAGCTCCTCGGGATCGTTGTTCAGGCCGAGCCAGCGGCACGGAG
This region of Candidatus Rokuibacteriota bacterium genomic DNA includes:
- a CDS encoding DNA-binding protein, whose translation is MKLTIDLSPAQAERLRREAERLGLAPEDLARAVIADLLATPDGEFRTAAEHVLRKNEELYRRLA
- a CDS encoding type II toxin-antitoxin system PemK/MazF family toxin, with translation MGVAVTRAGRARGDVHLVRLDPTLGSEIQKTRPCLVVSPDELNEHLRTVIVAPMTTAGRAYPWRVPCRFQRRSGFVALDQLRTVDAERLVRRLGRLEPQSITTILQRLQEMFAE
- a CDS encoding AbrB/MazE/SpoVT family DNA-binding domain-containing protein, with amino-acid sequence MTTRTRIVRIGNSRGIRVPKILLDQAQLPDEVELHAEPGRLVVQGVRRPRTGWAEAARAMAGARHDRLLDAPSPTRFDGEEWEWR
- a CDS encoding type II toxin-antitoxin system HicA family toxin gives rise to the protein MGSVPVLKPREVVTLLERLGFSGVRQRGSHRQFRHADGRGTTVPFHPGRDISPTLLRKIARDIGITVEELLDRR
- a CDS encoding SRPBCC family protein, whose protein sequence is MNSTRISRQVKAPRATVYSALVDADAIAKWRAPDGMTSQVHTFEGREGGKFRISLTYDGPTGLGKTTAHTDTYHGRFVKLVPNERVVEVVEFETADPALRGEMTITIALADADGGTELLAVHDGLPRGLSPTDNETGWRMALAKLAALVEAD
- a CDS encoding type II toxin-antitoxin system HicB family antitoxin; protein product: MRTFNIVVERDPDTGLYVGYVPGWPGAHSQGEGLDELRRNLHEVVEMLLEDGEPKLESEFVGIQTIQVA
- a CDS encoding methyltransferase domain-containing protein, which codes for MGRMNREIAAWAIDLLGVHPSDRVLEVGFGPGVGIELPAKLASSERVVGVDYSKEMVEQAVVRNAKGVEAGRVDLREGSVERLPFEDEAFDSALAVNSMQVWPDALAGLREIRRVMKPGGRIALAFTRHSGQPKNEVVGALTAASFSEVQVADTDDGFCVLATKP
- a CDS encoding type II toxin-antitoxin system death-on-curing family toxin, producing the protein MMRYLTLGEVVDLHRRLLEATGGAPGIRDLGALDSATAQPKATFGGADLYPTLIEKAAALCFSLVQNHPFVDGNKRVGHAAMETFLVLNGSEIDAPIDDQERLMLDLAAGRVDRAQLTACLRLHLKPLS